GATCCACACAACCAATGCACCGCTATCACCCTCTtctgtaatctaccacatgcaacaacaataattttagttagTTTGGTTACTATTAGAAGcgacaaatttaaaacaaaagtcCCTGGagtaaataaacacacaaacactcTGAGTGAAGCATTCTTTCTAAATGCTAAAGGACAGTGTCAGCATTTCAAATGaccaatttgaaatttgaaggcTAACTTTGCTGTTGCTTTGTTTTACCCAGTTTGTGTCATATGTTCTTGACTTCCAGTTCAGTTTAAGTCAGTAAATAACCAATGCATCGTCTTTGCATTCTCGATAATTTTATACTCTtgatattaatacatgtatattacgtGTTATTCCTTAATTGTGGCAGTGATATCGAAAATCAACCCCTCAGTGAACCTAAAAACGACAACACAACCATCGACATGAAATCTTTGCTACCGGAAGATAAGGACCTAGCTAGGGGATTGACTCTGTGTATTGCCTATGCTGCCAATATTGGTGGTACTGGTACATTGACTGGTACAGGACCAAACTTGGTGATCAGTGGACAAGTTGAAACGTAAGGCACATTTAATGTATGATATTTCTTGTACTGAATTGTTGCATTATGGGTAAATCGTAATCGCCGACACGAAAGAAAAACTTCACTTGAATTTCTCTGTGGCGAGGACATCGTTTGTTAAATCGTTTCAAATCCGTTCTTATATCGTTACTTTTTTAGTCTCTACGGACAAGATGCAGTTATTGACTTCGGTTCATGGTTTATTTACGCTTTTCCTGGAATgataatatgtttgtttttggcCTGGGTTTGGTTGCAGTTACAGTATTTGGATCTATGGTAAGCATATTCATGACCAATGTTATTCTCTATCTTTATGTAGAATGAATCGTGTTTTACATTGATTAGATATCCATTTTGTCGTTTCTGAATGACTCTAGGGTTTATGTCATTTCAATCAAAGTGTAAGAGTGCAAATGGCTGTCTggtgtcatttacataatgctGTATTCGTTACCTTGACAACAATGACCGTCAATCCATAGTCTCCATGCATATAATATACCAGGTGTGCTACTTATATATTTTCCTAGTACTGTAAGTACGAACACTTCCGAAATATATCGACTATTCAATTGCAAAGAACGATACATTTTTGGACATGACATCTTTTCCTGTCCCTCTGAGAGGTACCCCTTGTTCTCACTTTCTTCGGTTGCTAAGACCGAGGCCAGTGACAGGCTATCGGCCATGTTCATCGATAACATACCTGTTAATACCCTTGGTTATTTTTTCTCTGCGTTTACAATCAGTACTGTTCGCCAAAGAATTCCGCATTGAAAATGGAAGGGAGACTATATGAGAGTCTGTTGAATGCGCTATATGGTTAGAGTAGCAGGCTAATATTGCAGGTTCTACCGTGTTAGTGTTGCTTGTGTCTCATTCGCTAAATCCtcatatatttgaataaagttTTACAATTATAACTAAAATCGAACATTTCTGACATGTCTACCGTGATGACTCGATTGGTTATTTGAATGGTTAACTCTATATGCTAGGTGGTATTAAATGCTGTATGTTACCTAGGCAACTTAGAAAGTATAAAATGTAGTGGTTGAGAGCTTAGCACTTTAAAAGAATGTACGTTTTATACTTCGTTTATGTTACTTGTAGTTGAGAATGCTTTATCATACTAATTGCATGACTATCTAACTTGTATGATGAGAATGTTACCACTAGTAACCGTCTTACATCATTCACTCGACTtttgtgtctttttatgttgtCTTCTGACCTAAGGCGAGATATAAAGCATTGGTTTAGAATGTGCGGTCGTGGTCAATGTGCGCAGTGCTGTCGTGAAAACTGTTGTTGCTGTGGAGATAAAGAAGAGAAAGATGCTGGTGATGACGCTGTCGGTGCAGTAATTAGGAAACAATACAAAGATCTTGGCTCCATGACGTAGGTGTAATATGAATGTATTATTACCCGCGGTAGCAATTTCCCAGTCAAGTCACTGTAAATACGTCATTTCTCTAGCTAAATGACGTTGATGTACTAGTAATATAGATAGGAATTACTGCAATTATCTGTACCTGAATGACGTCACGgtgtaatataaatatgaagTCTTTATGCAATTTTCTCTATCCGAACTGAGTACTATCGCAAGTCATATGTGATTCTGATATGTACTGAAAATCGTTATGAGCATTCTTTATGTCTTGGTCATCGACGAGATATACAATTAGTCGTACAGGAAAGAAGTACACCCGACACTGTGATTACATTTATCTGCGGTATGATTCTAATAATAAATATTGACTCAATGATCTACAACTTTATCCTTTCAGTTGGGCTGAAGGTGCTGTGCTTGGACATTTCATTGTACTTGCATGTCTATGGTTGACAAGAGATCCAAAGTTTGCACCTGGATGGGTAGTTGGATTCCCCAAAGGGTAAGTTATTGGACTTTGATTTTTTATGTTCAGACTATTAATTATTGTTGAAAAAAGATATAATTATGAAATGGATTATTATCACATAATTAGGTTTCTGTGCGATTTccaaataatatttaatatttacatattatgtaaatgaaggCATTATCGTTTGACAGTAACATTCATTTTGTACAAATCAAACTTTGTATAACCAACCGTTACTGTGTGTAGCTAGGCAACgatttttatatttaatttacaaaagCAAAGATGACACAAGACAAATAAAGCCAGTAACAAGGCTGCACAAAGTTGACAAAACAGTAGAAAAAAGTGTGATTCTGCTCACTACTGAATTAAATAAAGCACagataaattatataaaaacgTCAAGCTTCTTAGAGTGACCATTTTCTCAGACGCATTTTATTCTTACTGCTGGTTTCtataatttgtttattaatgTTTCTCGCCTTAGTCACTACAGATCTGAAATGTCTAAAATCtggaagtgtttttttttgtcatttgcaTCGGCAACTATTTAAGTAATAGAATAGAAAATAATACACGAAACGTTTAATGTGCAATTTCTCCTGCAAATTTAAAGCACAATTTACCGAGCATTTACTtgatcaaaaaaatatttaccaaaTTGTGATTCTGTTGATGCTAATATGTTTGCTTGCTAACGTTTAAGAATAAACatctttgaaataaatcaaaggAATTTTCACTATAATTATTCTTTGTTGGTATACAGTATACAACTTAGTAAATGAGGGATCATTTGAAAAAATGATCTGTTATAGCTAGGGGTTATATGTCGAAGTGACGAAGTGACAGTAATTGTATGGTGTTGTGAAATATGTCATTTGATGCCTTCACATGACATACACGTAAATGACTAACGACCGTCAGCACAGCTTCGTgtagtatttgaaatgaatacTGTCTGCTCTTTTGACCCCTATCATCTAAATACAGACCCCTGCCTTTTGTATTCTACGTCTTTGTAGCCTGGAGGTTTTCTACCGCATACCCTTACAATCATACTATTGTATTGAGTCCGCCATGTCTACGTAAAGTATGATACTCTGGTGTATGGATATTGTTCTTTGATGTTTAGTGAAATTTGCAAccacattttgaatattttttttatcaagtaaAGTTTCAAGCTCTAATTCAACAATGTTTTCAGGTTTTTTTATACATCATCCCAGTTCTTTATTCATTTGTATAACATTCTATTGTATGTATAACACTTGTTGATAGTGCATTGGGGATATTACTCTGACTGTATCACGTACTTATCAGAGACATACTTGTTCCCAGTCATGGTCCACCAAATAAACGTCTATCCTGTACTGTACTTTGATTTGTTCCAGTTACACACATGATTCCACTGCTGGTGTTCTGGTCGCAATATGTCTCTTTATCTTTCCATCACGCCCACCAAACTTTGGATGCCTACGACAAAGAGGAGGTAAGTATAGGGCCTAGGTACCTTTTTTTTCCATCATCATGTCCGGGACTGTCGCATTTGGATGGCGCAATTTACAAACTGGCTAGTAAAGTCAGTACACAGCTGATCATTTCGATTATACTGGTATTGAAGTTTGGTTTGGTTTCTTTGTAGATGACTCCGAGGCTAAACCAAGAAAGGCGTTATTAGACTGGCATACAGTTAATACAAAGCTGCCATGGAATGTCGTTATCCTGCTTGGTGGTGGATTCGCATTGGCCCAGGGATGCAAGGTTGTATCAGCTTTCTTCTCCCATTCTCGCTATATTACATACAGTAAATTTATCAATGATAAAACATCAGAACTTTTGGCATACAAATTGACAGAAAAACCTTGATATAATGCAACGACAAACACATTTTCGACATTAAATGCCGCGATTAAATGTAGTCTTGAAACACATATTCTCTGCCTGAAGTTAAATCGGCATATTTTATCAACAATCCATACAATAtactctagagggcgctatacctTTGAAATAAAGAACTTTCTTCTGGCTACAGGTATCCGGATTATCCGTGTGGCTTGGTCAGCAGTTCGTCGGACTGGCAGTGATTCCACCAGCTGCAATGGTATTTGTAATTACGGTCGTCATTGCTTTGTTCACCGAGATAACAAGTAATACGTCCACGGCGTCTATTTTCCTTCCCATACTTGGAGAACTGGTTAGTAGGTTTAAGAAACATTCCTACATTGAATGGAGCTCAAAATTAACAATTATACCATATGTATAACCTCACCGTTCATCAAACAGGGATTATTGTTTTTAGTGATACGATTAATCTCAACCATGTCTATTTCTTTAAAAAGAATTGTGTTCATTACCTTTTCGAAGCTCGATTTCGATTGACTTCCATtgtaaataaattgacattGCAACATATATCCGAAAATGGCTCtataagtatagtatatacatgGTAGACACGTGTATTCTTTGCTACAAATTAAATTTGACAGTATTTGTACTAGTATATTCAGTTTAATTTCCTAAcagatttgaaatatttcattgttgttataACTTGTATAAAGTGTATACTGTTTATTTTAGATCACTTAGATCGACATTGACGACATTTCTTGACTGTTTTCttaaatttgttgttatttttaggGTACCAGTATTGGGGTCCATCCATTCTACTTCATGATCCCAGCAACCATAGCTTGTTCCTTTGCATTTATGCTACCAGTCGCTACACCACCAAATGCTATTGTATTCGCTTATGGTACCCTGACAATCCTGGATATGGTAAGTTGTTTCTATAATTTCTAAAATTATGTCACAGACGAGAGAATGTCCTTAAACAGTTTAACAATAAACTATTAAATCATTAATTGGGCCAGAGTTAACGATTTTTTTTAGGAGTTTCTAACTTTGTTTGCTTCCCAGAATACTTCGCCCCCAGTGCACAGCAAAGCATCTTCTAAACCAATTTTCATAGTAAAGTTCAGAGAGGTTGCATCCTGCAGGGTTGGTTTAAATGATTTTCTGGGTCCCTTAATACACAAATTAAGACACAATAAGTCTTGCCCTTTTCCCTCCTTAAAATACAAAACCAATGTCTAGTCTGAATGATGTATTTTAGTGATTTGTTTACAAGTATTATCTCTTTGAAATCACAGTCATGcacaggggtgatttcagacTGTAGTTGAAGACGAAAATGCTCAGTTATTCAAAGAGAACATTTGGATgtaacatataatatatactgtataatattatgtatttacaGAGAGATATGCTTACAAACATCTTTATTTATATCTGTTATCAGGCCAAGTGTGGATTCATGatgaatattttgtgtttacTGGTGGTCAACCTAAGTATTAACACCATTGGTATGTTACAGTTCGACTTGAATACCTTCCCAGACTGGGCTATAGCTCAGTCGACGGTTGCACCGACATCTACGGTATGCTTGGAGTATGTTGCTAACGGGACAATGGCTGCACTTACCAACATAACAAC
The genomic region above belongs to Glandiceps talaboti chromosome 8, keGlaTala1.1, whole genome shotgun sequence and contains:
- the LOC144438924 gene encoding Na(+)/citrate cotransporter-like, which gives rise to MALTCVRVSIGEFFKILWAFKSTLVIILTPIVLCPLPILVPTPAAKCGYAIGIMAMYWITEVVPLAVTALLPMVLFPTLGVLTMKETCAKYLSETNMLFVGGLIVATAVEKWNLHKRIALRVLVSVGSKPVWLMFGFMLTTAFLSMWMSNTATTAMMIPIAQAVIVEMLDKKRKYQRVSTSEGPGDLSPKVEEKNPDNRAIGSGDFKRLDSETQNGADEETEEVELKDLGVNVDDRDIENQPLSEPKNDNTTIDMKSLLPEDKDLARGLTLCIAYAANIGGTGTLTGTGPNLVISGQVETLYGQDAVIDFGSWFIYAFPGMIICLFLAWVWLQLQYLDLWRDIKHWFRMCGRGQCAQCCRENCCCCGDKEEKDAGDDAVGAVIRKQYKDLGSMTWAEGAVLGHFIVLACLWLTRDPKFAPGWVVGFPKGYTHDSTAGVLVAICLFIFPSRPPNFGCLRQRGDDSEAKPRKALLDWHTVNTKLPWNVVILLGGGFALAQGCKVSGLSVWLGQQFVGLAVIPPAAMVFVITVVIALFTEITSNTSTASIFLPILGELGTSIGVHPFYFMIPATIACSFAFMLPVATPPNAIVFAYGTLTILDMAKCGFMMNILCLLVVNLSINTIGMLQFDLNTFPDWAIAQSTVAPTSTVCLEYVANGTMAALTNITTIV